From Oreochromis niloticus isolate F11D_XX linkage group LG14, O_niloticus_UMD_NMBU, whole genome shotgun sequence, one genomic window encodes:
- the LOC100696103 gene encoding TRPM8 channel-associated factor homolog produces the protein MSSNQSFKSQHEEAYASLMRGLKELDLQGPYVPCDLVLIGDHAFPLAMNSRGQVLMAASLYGSGKIVVLGHEGYLTAFPALVENAVTWLRGDGSDNLCVGVHRNVSAVADSLQKSSFQVEVVGAFSDKLGVGVYVTDAYSVGSDPTELVAFLKAGGGVLIAGQAWHWAATHPKENILHQFDGNKVSGVAGIYFTEHYGEVENLPVYPQIPSSWMSLATGKDFKDDLELLLQGVSEFNLPSDCVFSEVLVHGPLAFPIGTTGKGRPFLAGAYYGRGRVIVVTHEAYLAVESMAPFWQNAIHWLDEGRRGVVGVMVDPALKVLSQSGLRCEQTNFRKDLSVFVCTAYITEHLEEIQNFVAEGGGLLIGGHAWHWANTHAGQNPLTDFSGNKILNQMGLSLLGTKIRAGTYKALVPSWPIKDTYHFHHLLHRFVAHVTTGVELSKHEEGCLKKLGSDCDAYLHTKAHGCFYYTQVLAALTDMLKRSDLPQVSDSCPAKTPKDHLLLSVGSPVYEFCLNPEALLPYLIKEKPLMPDVYNHRLKIDVNTADGEEWISTGLYLSPGMSTYMVMPAETVNKDWKIQIGCQTDDLHDKDELKRPPRVYEQFPVTSDMMHVSNLWGGLIYLVAPPNTQVKGLEIIVQKAVTAPYYKSGVTTAAEWSLLRTAPSPWAELEFENIVLTVPSDAVRGLEHPDKVAALWDEIMRAIADLAAKPHKFPRKERFVTDVQISAGLMHSGYPIMAHHASAAEVVDVKKGKQMWGPIHELGHNQQRSCWEFRPHTTECTCNLWSVFVNEEVLGLNRAQAHGDLTSARRKTRVEEYIKGGKKLSEWKVWVALETYLQLQEKFGWDAFKKVFAAYHHMSNFPNDSDSKMNLYAETFSQTVGMNLTGFFKAWGWPIETATERKLSQLPPWNDHPMTQYK, from the exons ATGTCATCTAACCAATCATTCAAAAGCCAACATGAAGAGGCCTACGCCTCCCTGATGAGAGGTCTGAAGGAGCTGGACCTACAGGGACCCTATGTTCCCTGTGACCTGGTGCTGATCGGAGACCATGCCTTTCCTTTAGCAATGAACAGCCGAGGTCAGGTGCTGATGGCTGCCTCTCTGTACGGCAGTGGAAAGATTGTGGTCCTGGGTCATGAGGGCTACTTGACAGCCTTTCCTGCTCTGGTAGAAAATGCTGTGACCTGGCTGAGAGGTGATGGATCTGATAACCTCTGTGTAGGTGTGCACAGAAATGTCAGTGCAGTTGCTGATAGCCTCCAAAAATCCAGCTTCCAAGTAGAAGTTGTGGGCGCTTTCAGTGACAAGCTGGGAGTTGGTGTTTATGTGACCGATGCCTACAGCGTGGGCTCAGACCCAACTGAGCTGGTGGCGTTTCTGAAAGCTGGAGGAGGGGTGCTGATAGCTGGGCAGGCGTGGCATTGGGCTGCAACTCACCCTAAAGAGAACATACTGCATCAGTTTGATGGAAATAAAGTGTCGGGAGTGGCAGGAATCTACTTCACTGAGCATTATGGTGAGGTGGAGAACCTGCCTGTCTACCCTCAGATCCCGTCCTCCTGGATGTCGTTAGC GACAGGAAAGGACTTCAAGGATGACTTGGAGTTATTACTCCAGGGGGTTTCAGAGTTCAACCTCCCGTCTGATTGTGTATTTTCTGAGGTTCTAGTCCACGGACCGCTAGCCTTTCCCATCGGGACTACAGGTAAAGGACGTCCATTCCTGGCAGGAGCCTACTATGGACGAGGACGGGTCATTGTGGTTACACATGAAGCATATCTAGCAGTCGAG AGCATGGCTCCATTTTGGCAAAACGCCATTCACTGGTTGGATGAAGGGCGCAGAGGGGTTGTTGGTGTCATGGTGGATCCTGCACTCAAAGTTCTCAGCCAGTCAGGGCTGAGGTGTGAGCAGACAAACTTCAGGAAAGACCTcagcgtgtttgtgtgtacagcgtATATCACTGAGCATTTGGAGGAAATCCAAAACTTTGTGGCAGAGGGAGGAGGCCTGCTGATTGGAGGACATGCCTGGCACTGGGCAAATACACATGCTGGGCAAAATCCACTTACAGATTTCTCAG GGAACAAGATCCTGAACCAAATGGGATTGAGCCTTTTGGGAACAAAAATCCGTGCAGGAACATACAAAGCTCTTGTACCCAGCTGGCCAATTAAAGATACTTACCACTTCCACCACCTTCTACACCGCTTCGTTGCCCATGTGACTACAGGTGTAGAACTTAGCAAGCATGAGGAGGGATGTCTTAAAAAGCTGGGCAGTGACTGTGATGCTTACTTGCACACAAAGGCACATGGCTGCTTCTATTACACTCAAGTGTTGGCTGCACTCACTGACATGTTAAAGAGGTCAGACCTGCCACAG GTGAGTGACAGCTGCCCTGCAAAGACACCAAAAGACCATCTACTCCTCAGTGTGGGATCACCTGTATACGAGTTTTGCCTAAATCCTGAGGCCCTCCTGCCCTACCTCATCAAGGAAAAGCCACTGATGCCAGATGTCTATAACCACAGGCTCAAGATCGATGTTAACACAGCAG ATGGGGAAGAGTGGATCAGCACTGGTCTCTACCTCTCTCCTGGTATGAGTACCTACATGGTCATGCCAGCTGAGACTGTCAACAAGGACTGGAAG ATTCAGATAGGCTGTCAAACTGATGACCTACATGACAAGGATGAGCTGAAGAGACCACCACGTGTTTATGAGCAGTTTCCTGTTACTTCAGACATGATGCATGTGTCCAACCTGTGGGGCGGACTCATCTATCTGGTGGCTCCACCCAACACACAAGTGAAAGGGTTGGAGATCATAGTGCAGAAAGCTGTAACTGCTCCATATTACAAGTCTG GTGTAACAACTGCAGCTGAGTGGTCATTGTTGCGCACGGCTCCTTCACCCTGGGCAGAGTTGGAGTTTGAAAACATCGTCCTCACCGTACCATCAGATGCTGTTCGGGGTCTGGAGCACCCAGACAAGGTGGCCGCTCTCTGGGATGAAATCATGAGGGCCATTGCAGATCTGGCTGCCAAACCACACAAATTTCCCCGCAAGGAGCGCTTTGTGACAGATGTGCAGATTTCTGCTG gCTTGATGCATTCAGGTTATCCTATCATGGCACACCATGCTTCAGCTGCTGAAGTTGTTGATGTTAAAAAAGGTAAACAAATGTGGGGGCCCATCCATGAACTGGGACACAACCAACAGAGAAGCTGCTGGGAGTTCCGACCACACACCACAGAGTGTACATGCAACCTGTggtcagtgtttgtgaatgaagaGGTGCTGGGTCTCAACAGAGCACAG GCTCATGGTGATTTGACTTCAGCTAGACGAAAGACTCGAGTAGAGGAGTACATCAAGGGAGGCAAGAAACTCAGTGAGTGGAAGGTATGGGTAGCCCTGGAAACATATCTGCAG CTCCAGGAAAAGTTTGGCTGGGATGCCTTTAAGAAGGTGTTTGCTGCGTACCACCACATGAGCAACTTTCCCAATGACAGTGACTCAAAGATGAACCTGTATGCTGAGACTTTCTCCCAGACTGTGGGGATGAACCTGACTGGCTTCTTCAAGGCCTGGGGCTGGCCCATCGAAACAGCCACTGAGAGGAAACTGTCCCAGCTGCCTCCCTGGAATGACCACCCCATGACCCAGTACAAATGA